The genomic stretch CAGAGCCACTACTGCAATCTGAGCCGTATACGCTTTAGTAGAAGCTACGGCGATTTCCGGACCGGCATGGGTGAGCAGTTTATAATCTGCCTCCCGGTACAAGGTGCTGCCCTGCACATTGGTCACTGTTAACGTGCGGTAACCCTGTTTTTTAATTTGATCAAGGACGCCCCGGGAGTCCGCTGTTTCCCCGCTCTGGCTGATAAAAATGAACAAAGGATCTCCTTCGATCAGCGGCTGGTCATACAGAAACTCGGAGGCAATATGCACCTCGGTCGGGATATGAGCGATTTGCTCTAGCAAACGCTTGCCGACCAGTCCGGCATGATAGCTAGTACCGCAAGCAACAATATAAACACGGCTGGGGACCGGCAGACCCTGCAAGTGCCGGCCAATGTTCAATTGCCCCTGTTCGTCCTGGTACTGGGTGATGATATTACGGATCACCGCAGGCTGTTCATCGATTTCCTTCAGCATAAAATGCTCGTAAGCCCCTGTTTCTACGGAGCTCGTATCCCAGTCTACGGTGTAGACGTCCCGGTCAATCACGTCACCATCCAATGTCTTAATGATTAAGTTCTCGTGATCAAGGACAACATATTCACCGTCTTTCAACTCTTTAAAGGTATTGGTGACATGAATCATGGCCGTGGCGTCACTTGCGACCATGTTTTCGCCCTGGCCAAGACCGGCCAACAGCGGGCTTTTATTTTTGGCTGCATACAGGCGGGATGTATCTTGTCCGTCAATTAAGACGATGGCAAAAGAACCTTCCAGCTTGCCAATCACCTCACGGAAGGCTTCTTCGGTAGATAAGCCTTTTTGGCTGAAATGATCGACAAGATGGGCGATTACTTCCGTGTCTGTTTCACTTTCACGTTTGATGTTAGGGATGTAGGTTTCAATCAATTCTTTATAGTTTTCAATAATCCCATTGTGCACAATGGTGTAACGCCCGCTGTAGCTTTGATGGGGATGGGCGTTAATTTGATTCGGCACCCCGTGCGTGGCCCAGCGGGTATGCCCGATGCCAACCGTTCCCTTTATCTCTACATTTTTAATCAAACGTTCGAGCGCCTCGATTTTCCCTTTTTCTTTGTACACTTCTACATCTTCGTCCGTGACAATACCAATGCCGGCGGAATCATAACCGCGGTACTCCAAACGTTTTAAGCCGGTCAAAATGGTTTCCTTGGCCTGGCGAAAGCCAATGTAACCGACAATGCCGCACATAGCTGAAATTCCTCCTATCGTCAGACAGGGGGAATGTCTCCTTATTCAGTTGTGAACAGGGGGACAATCCCCCTATCTTTATTTCGTAGCTTTTGTGTCTAAGTCTGTGTTTCCAAAATGTGTTTGATCCGTTCGGCTGTTCTGTGGACAGTTTCCCATTTTCCTGGACTGTCACATTGGTGTATGGGTCATGTCATAATTTTAAACACAAGGTTGCCCCTGTGGTTTGTATATGACTTACTGCTGTGACCCGCAGCAGGGAGGCATCCGCCGATTGCTCGATAAACCTCCACCTCGTCAACTAAGGAGCCGTCCTTCCTTAGTCCTGGCGCTTAAAGTTTAAAACCTTGCGATCCTCCTTTCTTTTTTTGAGTAAAAGAAAAAGATGACGGCATATATTCTCTTAATAAATTAGAGAATACGCACTTAACTATACACCATTACTTTTTTATTCGTCAATACAGGAGCGTATGTGTCCTTTGCTATAGTGTTGACTTCTTTAGCATTTTATTAGTTTCTTTTATTAGTTTCTTACTTTCGCGCGGTTGTTATTTGATATATTTATGCAAAGAAGGGGCTGTCCGTGCCCCTTCGGAAGATCATTTGTTGCTTTTATAAGTCCCTGTTTATTCCTCATCCCCCATTTCTTCCCGTACTACATCAACAATGGCGTT from Caldalkalibacillus thermarum encodes the following:
- the glmS gene encoding glutamine--fructose-6-phosphate transaminase (isomerizing) is translated as MCGIVGYIGFRQAKETILTGLKRLEYRGYDSAGIGIVTDEDVEVYKEKGKIEALERLIKNVEIKGTVGIGHTRWATHGVPNQINAHPHQSYSGRYTIVHNGIIENYKELIETYIPNIKRESETDTEVIAHLVDHFSQKGLSTEEAFREVIGKLEGSFAIVLIDGQDTSRLYAAKNKSPLLAGLGQGENMVASDATAMIHVTNTFKELKDGEYVVLDHENLIIKTLDGDVIDRDVYTVDWDTSSVETGAYEHFMLKEIDEQPAVIRNIITQYQDEQGQLNIGRHLQGLPVPSRVYIVACGTSYHAGLVGKRLLEQIAHIPTEVHIASEFLYDQPLIEGDPLFIFISQSGETADSRGVLDQIKKQGYRTLTVTNVQGSTLYREADYKLLTHAGPEIAVASTKAYTAQIAVVALLSIYLAEQKGIAGSIDMFQELRTISTAMDALKDMKDKAKHIVEEYLTDQRSCFFIGRLLDYAVCLEGALKLKEISYIQAEGYAGGELKHGPIALIEDGTPVFVLITDQRIAKNIRSNAEEVVSRGAKTCVIAAEGLHEEGDQWVLPRVHPLLTPLVSVIPLQLIAYYAALERGCDVDKPRNLAKSVTVE